The Haloarchaeobius amylolyticus genome window below encodes:
- a CDS encoding proline dehydrogenase family protein, whose protein sequence is MIPPIASRFVAGESPAEAIDHARECNEGGVKVILNLLGEHYEERGPAEADAEAYVQLVEDIGRSDIDACISVKPSQIGLDAGEEVFDDLLGRIVERATEAGTFVWVDMEDRHTTDATLDAFEKYTTQTDGNVGLCVQANLKRTEEDIERLADLPGKVRLVKGAYDEPKEVAYKQKSKVDAQYEQLLEYMFEHFEDGIAVGSHDPKMIDLAADLHEEYGTPYEVQMLMGVREDAQFDLAEQGVEMWQYAPYGDKWFQYFYRRVRERKENLTFALRAVLGR, encoded by the coding sequence ATGATTCCCCCTATCGCCTCCCGGTTCGTCGCTGGCGAGTCGCCAGCCGAAGCCATCGACCACGCCCGCGAGTGCAACGAGGGCGGCGTGAAGGTCATCCTCAACCTGCTCGGCGAGCACTACGAGGAGCGCGGTCCCGCCGAGGCGGACGCCGAGGCGTACGTCCAGCTGGTCGAGGACATCGGCCGGTCCGACATCGACGCCTGCATCTCGGTCAAGCCCTCCCAGATCGGCCTCGACGCCGGCGAGGAGGTGTTCGACGACCTGCTCGGGCGCATCGTCGAGCGCGCCACCGAGGCCGGCACCTTCGTCTGGGTCGACATGGAGGACCGCCACACCACCGACGCGACGCTCGACGCCTTCGAGAAGTACACCACACAGACCGACGGGAACGTCGGGCTCTGCGTCCAGGCGAACCTCAAGCGCACCGAGGAGGACATCGAGCGCCTCGCGGACCTCCCGGGGAAGGTCCGCCTCGTGAAGGGCGCCTACGACGAGCCGAAGGAGGTCGCCTACAAGCAGAAGTCGAAGGTCGACGCCCAGTACGAGCAACTGCTCGAGTACATGTTCGAGCACTTCGAGGACGGCATCGCGGTCGGCAGCCACGACCCGAAGATGATCGACCTCGCCGCCGACCTCCACGAGGAGTACGGTACCCCGTACGAGGTCCAGATGCTGATGGGCGTGCGCGAGGACGCCCAGTTCGACCTCGCCGAGCAGGGCGTCGAGATGTGGCAGTACGCCCCCTACGGCGACAAGTGGTTCCAGTACTTCTACCGCCGGGTCCGCGAGCGCAAGGAGAACCTCACCTTCGCGCTGCGGGCGGTCCTCGGTCGGTGA
- a CDS encoding DUF502 domain-containing protein, translating into MSSWKRDFASGLIVVIPVLVTVFVIAWLYDKVAAVTPRRVIEPSLLTDLGFTQSTALTLIQPLRVLAVLAVFVVFVFSVGYLMRTAVGGFFEEIIDDIANRVPGLRVVYNASKMAAETALGGTDALQAPVKVEMWGGMRMTAFKTGKRTDDGREVIFLPTAPNITTGFVIEVDPDDITETDEKVEDALTRILSAGFGDADRMGGQIPIEELTGGTDEDRKADDEN; encoded by the coding sequence ATGTCCTCGTGGAAGCGTGACTTCGCGTCCGGGCTCATCGTCGTCATCCCTGTCCTCGTCACGGTCTTCGTCATCGCGTGGCTCTACGACAAGGTGGCCGCGGTCACCCCGAGGCGGGTCATCGAACCCTCGCTGCTGACCGACCTCGGGTTCACCCAGAGCACCGCGCTGACGCTCATCCAGCCCTTGCGCGTGCTGGCGGTGCTTGCCGTCTTCGTCGTCTTCGTCTTCTCCGTCGGCTATCTCATGCGGACCGCGGTCGGTGGCTTCTTCGAGGAGATCATCGACGACATCGCGAACCGCGTCCCCGGCCTCCGCGTCGTCTACAACGCGTCCAAGATGGCCGCCGAGACGGCCCTCGGCGGCACCGACGCGCTGCAGGCCCCCGTCAAGGTCGAGATGTGGGGCGGCATGCGCATGACCGCCTTCAAGACCGGCAAGCGGACCGACGACGGCCGCGAGGTCATCTTCCTGCCGACCGCCCCGAACATCACCACCGGGTTCGTCATCGAGGTCGACCCCGACGACATCACGGAGACCGACGAGAAGGTCGAGGACGCCCTCACCCGCATCCTCTCGGCCGGGTTCGGCGACGCCGACCGGATGGGCGGGCAGATTCCCATCGAGGAACTCACCGGGGGCACCGACGAGGACAGGAAGGCCGACGACGAGAACTGA
- a CDS encoding hydantoinase/oxoprolinase family protein, protein MGDRTRVGVDVGGTFTDVVLLTPDDDLVTAKVPSTADQSVGVVEGIEKACAEADIDPAAVDAFTHAMTVSVNALLEEEGAETALVTTAGFRDVLEIARQDRPDLYDFDETRPDPLVPRRRRFEVPERTTIDGVEQAVDEDAVREVADRIESSDAESVAVSLLHAYQHEANEARVTEILREELDVPVSASHEVLAEFREYERTSTTVVDAYVKPAIDAYLGRLEERAEERGVPAPRIMQANGGIAAAKTVRERPVTTSMSGPAAGVVGAAATAGDAAEDLSGLVTFDMGGTSSDVSLVRDGAAERTTDAEINGRPIRVPMVDVNTVGAGGGSIAWVDEGNALRVGPKSSGADPGPACYGRGGTEPTVTDANVVLGYIGGSSALGGELSLDEAAAEDALANLADAAGLDDALEAARGVYRVANANMTRAIRAVTVERGHDPREFGLVAFGGAGPMHAANLAERLDVGTVVVPRACGVLSAYGLLAADEKHDAVRTLRQPLADLDRDRVETAYDDLGEQVLDDVAEGAEATVERAADLRYLGQSFELTVPVDAQFDAETVADRFHQAHETTYGYRMDEPVELVNVRATAVAEREAVSVRYEAGEDPQKGTRQAFFGEEFHETAVYDRESLPVGETVAGPAILEQDESTVVVPPAWSGAVQPDGTFVMNYGGDAE, encoded by the coding sequence GTGGGCGACCGAACACGCGTCGGTGTCGACGTCGGTGGGACGTTCACCGACGTCGTCCTCCTCACACCAGACGACGACCTCGTCACCGCGAAGGTGCCGAGCACGGCCGACCAGAGCGTCGGCGTCGTCGAGGGCATCGAGAAGGCCTGCGCCGAGGCGGACATCGACCCCGCCGCGGTCGACGCCTTCACGCACGCGATGACCGTCTCGGTCAACGCCCTGCTGGAGGAGGAGGGCGCCGAGACCGCCCTCGTCACGACCGCGGGCTTCCGTGACGTCCTGGAGATCGCCCGGCAGGACCGGCCGGACCTCTACGACTTCGACGAGACGCGACCAGACCCACTCGTCCCGCGCCGGCGCCGGTTCGAGGTCCCGGAACGGACCACCATCGACGGCGTCGAGCAGGCGGTCGACGAGGACGCGGTCCGCGAGGTCGCCGACCGCATCGAGTCGAGCGACGCCGAGAGCGTCGCCGTCTCCCTGCTGCACGCCTACCAGCACGAGGCGAACGAGGCCCGCGTCACCGAGATACTGCGCGAGGAACTCGACGTGCCGGTCTCGGCCAGCCACGAGGTGCTCGCGGAGTTCCGCGAGTACGAGCGCACCTCGACCACGGTGGTCGACGCCTACGTGAAGCCGGCCATCGACGCCTACCTCGGTCGCCTCGAAGAACGCGCCGAGGAGCGCGGCGTCCCGGCCCCGCGCATCATGCAGGCCAACGGCGGCATCGCCGCCGCGAAGACGGTCCGGGAGCGCCCCGTGACGACATCGATGTCCGGCCCGGCGGCCGGCGTGGTCGGTGCGGCCGCCACCGCCGGCGACGCCGCCGAGGACCTCTCGGGGCTCGTCACCTTCGACATGGGCGGGACCTCCAGCGACGTGAGCCTCGTCCGCGACGGCGCGGCCGAGCGCACCACCGACGCCGAGATCAACGGCCGGCCCATCCGGGTCCCGATGGTCGACGTGAACACCGTCGGGGCCGGGGGCGGCTCCATCGCGTGGGTCGACGAGGGCAACGCGCTCCGGGTCGGCCCGAAGTCCTCGGGCGCCGACCCCGGTCCGGCCTGTTACGGCCGCGGCGGGACCGAGCCGACGGTCACGGACGCGAACGTCGTGCTGGGCTACATCGGCGGTTCCTCGGCTCTAGGCGGCGAACTCTCCCTCGACGAGGCGGCCGCCGAGGACGCACTCGCGAACCTGGCCGACGCGGCCGGGCTGGACGACGCGCTGGAGGCGGCCCGGGGCGTCTACCGCGTCGCGAACGCGAACATGACGCGAGCTATCCGCGCCGTGACGGTCGAGCGCGGCCACGACCCGCGCGAGTTCGGGCTGGTCGCCTTCGGCGGCGCGGGCCCGATGCACGCCGCGAACCTCGCGGAACGACTCGACGTGGGGACCGTCGTGGTCCCGCGGGCCTGCGGGGTCCTCTCGGCGTACGGCCTGCTCGCGGCCGACGAGAAGCACGACGCGGTCCGGACGCTCCGCCAGCCACTCGCGGACCTCGACCGCGACCGCGTCGAGACGGCCTACGACGACCTCGGCGAGCAGGTACTGGACGACGTGGCAGAGGGTGCCGAGGCGACGGTCGAACGCGCCGCCGACCTGCGCTACCTCGGCCAGAGCTTCGAGCTCACCGTCCCGGTCGACGCACAGTTCGACGCCGAGACGGTCGCCGACCGCTTCCACCAGGCCCACGAGACGACCTACGGCTACCGGATGGACGAACCGGTCGAACTCGTCAACGTGCGGGCGACCGCCGTCGCCGAGCGCGAGGCGGTCTCGGTACGCTACGAGGCCGGCGAGGACCCGCAGAAGGGCACCCGGCAGGCCTTCTTCGGCGAGGAGTTCCACGAGACCGCGGTGTACGACCGCGAGTCGCTGCCGGTCGGCGAGACGGTCGCCGGCCCGGCGATTCTCGAACAGGACGAGAGCACGGTCGTCGTGCCGCCGGCGTGGTCCGGGGCGGTCCAGCCGGATGGGACCTTCGTGATGAACTACGGAGGTGATGCCGAATGA
- a CDS encoding ribbon-helix-helix protein, CopG family, which produces MDRITVSLDDDAVTALESLTSRTGKPQSELVRQALSFYAANFEAATADADANLEAYHQMLSSGEHVLLDVDFLHCFLDYVENEDGEPAPEFVEAADRVAAFHAREYEDRFDSLGELLDWLSFCGFLTVRESEGQTYHVVFPTESVKWFMTGFIEESAARLPFELEIEEGLSKVIFTAVEQ; this is translated from the coding sequence ATGGACCGCATCACCGTCTCGCTCGACGACGACGCCGTGACCGCACTGGAGTCGCTCACCAGTCGGACGGGGAAACCACAGAGCGAACTGGTCCGGCAGGCGCTGTCGTTCTACGCGGCGAACTTCGAGGCGGCGACCGCGGACGCCGACGCGAACCTGGAGGCGTACCACCAGATGCTCTCCAGCGGCGAGCACGTGCTGCTCGACGTGGACTTCCTGCACTGCTTCCTCGACTACGTCGAGAACGAGGACGGCGAACCGGCCCCCGAGTTCGTGGAGGCGGCCGACCGGGTGGCCGCGTTCCACGCCCGCGAGTACGAGGACCGCTTCGACTCCCTCGGCGAACTGCTCGACTGGCTCTCGTTCTGTGGCTTCCTGACGGTGCGCGAGAGCGAGGGCCAGACCTACCACGTCGTCTTCCCGACCGAGTCGGTCAAGTGGTTCATGACCGGCTTCATCGAGGAGAGCGCGGCCCGACTCCCGTTCGAACTCGAGATAGAGGAGGGGCTCTCGAAGGTCATCTTCACCGCGGTCGAGCAGTAG
- a CDS encoding branched-chain amino acid transaminase has protein sequence MATFDEMREENDELDTIWMDGEFVDWDDAQIHVLSHGMHYGTGVFEGARCYDTEEGPALFRWEEHVERLYNSCKPYDMEIQHEPEELTEATKTLIREQNLRSCYIRPLVYYGYKSLGVSPGECPTKTMIAVWPWGAYLGEDALENGIKVKVSSWRKHSSSQIPTNAKTTGLYVNSLLAGEEARRNGFREAIVLNKEGNVAEGPGENIFLVRDGEIYTPGLAESILDGITRETVITLAEELGYEVHDGATISRGELNTADELFFTGSAAEVTPIRQVDNVEIGNGSRGPVTEEIQQRFFDVVHRRTDDHDEWFDYVDV, from the coding sequence ATGGCTACGTTCGACGAGATGCGTGAGGAGAACGACGAGCTCGACACCATCTGGATGGACGGCGAGTTCGTCGACTGGGACGACGCACAGATCCACGTGCTCTCCCACGGCATGCACTACGGGACCGGGGTCTTCGAGGGTGCACGCTGTTACGACACCGAGGAGGGGCCGGCGCTGTTCCGCTGGGAGGAACACGTCGAACGCCTCTACAACTCGTGCAAGCCCTACGACATGGAGATCCAGCACGAGCCCGAGGAGCTGACCGAGGCGACGAAGACGCTCATCCGCGAGCAGAACCTGCGCTCGTGTTACATCCGCCCGCTGGTCTACTACGGCTACAAGAGCCTCGGCGTCTCGCCGGGCGAGTGCCCGACGAAGACGATGATCGCGGTCTGGCCGTGGGGCGCGTACCTCGGCGAGGACGCCCTCGAGAACGGCATCAAGGTGAAGGTGTCCTCGTGGCGCAAGCACTCCTCCAGCCAGATTCCGACGAACGCGAAGACGACCGGCCTGTACGTCAACAGCCTGCTGGCCGGCGAGGAGGCCCGCCGCAACGGCTTCCGCGAGGCCATCGTCCTGAACAAGGAGGGCAACGTCGCCGAGGGCCCCGGCGAGAACATCTTCCTCGTCCGCGACGGCGAGATCTACACGCCCGGGCTCGCCGAGTCCATCCTCGACGGCATCACCCGCGAGACCGTCATCACGCTCGCCGAGGAGCTGGGCTACGAGGTCCACGACGGCGCGACCATCTCGCGTGGCGAACTCAACACCGCCGACGAACTGTTCTTCACCGGCTCCGCCGCCGAGGTCACGCCCATCCGCCAGGTCGACAACGTCGAGATCGGCAACGGCTCGCGCGGCCCCGTCACCGAGGAGATCCAGCAGCGCTTCTTCGACGTGGTCCACCGCCGCACCGACGACCACGACGAGTGGTTCGACTACGTCGACGTCTGA
- a CDS encoding NAD-dependent epimerase/dehydratase family protein: MDVLVTGAFGRVGTALIEHLDDEYSFRYFDRADAPGYDPVVGDVNDYEAFAPAFEGQDAVVHLAAAAAVDSDWNDVLESNLIGVRNCLRAAREHEVETVVFASSNHVVGMYEEEHAPDLYEPDHPLTLDHTAPVRPDSYYGTSKVWGEALCRYFVENFEYPKQAYQLRICSVRYPEYDHPYGDAERGVDDGRWDRDSPEYREAVARLKATWQSRRDIADLVRCCLDDDEVTFDIFYGVSDNSRRWFDIDHARSVVGYEPEDSADEWDRPPETE, encoded by the coding sequence ATGGATGTCCTCGTCACTGGTGCCTTCGGACGGGTTGGGACCGCACTGATCGAACATCTCGACGACGAGTACTCGTTCCGCTACTTCGACCGCGCCGATGCCCCGGGATACGACCCGGTCGTCGGTGACGTGAACGACTACGAGGCCTTCGCGCCAGCGTTCGAGGGGCAGGACGCCGTCGTCCACCTCGCGGCGGCCGCGGCCGTCGATTCCGACTGGAACGACGTGCTCGAGAGCAACCTCATCGGCGTGCGGAACTGCCTCCGGGCAGCCAGAGAGCACGAGGTCGAGACGGTCGTCTTCGCCTCGTCGAACCACGTCGTCGGCATGTACGAGGAGGAACACGCACCCGACCTGTACGAGCCCGACCATCCGCTCACGCTGGACCACACGGCGCCGGTCCGTCCCGACTCCTACTACGGGACCTCGAAGGTGTGGGGCGAGGCCCTCTGTCGGTACTTCGTCGAGAACTTCGAGTACCCGAAACAGGCCTACCAGCTCCGCATCTGCAGCGTCCGATACCCCGAGTACGACCACCCCTACGGCGATGCCGAGCGTGGTGTAGACGACGGGCGCTGGGACCGCGATAGCCCGGAGTACCGGGAGGCCGTCGCCCGGCTGAAGGCGACCTGGCAGTCCCGGCGCGACATCGCCGACCTCGTGCGGTGCTGTCTGGACGACGACGAGGTGACGTTCGACATCTTCTACGGGGTCAGCGACAACAGTCGGCGGTGGTTCGATATCGACCACGCACGGTCGGTCGTCGGGTACGAACCAGAGGATTCTGCGGACGAGTGGGACCGACCGCCGGAGACGGAGTGA
- a CDS encoding HVO_A0114 family putative DNA-binding protein, translated as MAMRPDSGPETDTLRVRLESAEEFYARLGGGDRDALSIRSEEELARLFAPTNLRLLRTLQDEHPTTMASLTAAVDHDLADVETRLQALSSFGLVDLVEHDKSVRPVPKFDEIEVTIPLS; from the coding sequence ATGGCGATGCGACCGGACTCTGGTCCCGAGACAGACACCCTCCGCGTGCGCCTCGAATCCGCAGAGGAGTTCTACGCCCGCCTCGGCGGTGGCGACCGCGACGCACTCAGCATCCGGAGCGAGGAGGAACTCGCCCGGCTCTTTGCCCCCACGAACCTCCGACTGCTGCGGACGCTGCAGGACGAACACCCGACGACGATGGCGAGCCTGACCGCCGCGGTCGACCACGACCTGGCCGACGTGGAGACGCGACTCCAGGCGCTTTCGAGCTTCGGGCTCGTCGACCTCGTCGAACACGACAAGTCGGTCCGTCCGGTCCCGAAGTTCGACGAGATCGAGGTCACCATCCCCCTGTCGTGA
- a CDS encoding Nramp family divalent metal transporter — MNIVQRLKAVGPGAMVAAAFIGPGTVTTASVTGARFGYALLWTIAFSVIATIVLQEMSARLGLVTREGLGEALRERFDNPAATYVAIALVVSAIGIGTAAYETGNIIGGAAGLATMTGISENVWGPVMGLCAGALLWTGRYKLIEKALIGLIAIMAFSFVLDAIIIGPDFGKVAAGFVPSVPEGSAFLITGLVGTTVVGYNLFLHASSVQERWDGPEDLPESRTDTILSIVLGGAITCAILITAAAAFPVGTEIDNVGTMAEQIEPLVGTQAKVLFSIGLFAAGFTSATTAPLAGAYATAGALGWERDLKSTRFRAVWGAILLVGVVFSATGYSPVQAIVFAQVANGVLLPIVAIFLIYVMNDGDILGKYTNSTVQNVLGAIVTAIALWLGVRTLLSIAGVL, encoded by the coding sequence ATGAACATCGTACAACGACTCAAGGCGGTCGGCCCGGGGGCCATGGTGGCGGCGGCCTTCATCGGTCCGGGCACGGTGACGACGGCGAGCGTGACGGGCGCACGCTTCGGCTACGCGCTGCTGTGGACCATCGCGTTCTCGGTCATCGCGACCATCGTCCTGCAGGAGATGAGTGCACGACTCGGGCTCGTCACACGCGAGGGGCTCGGTGAGGCACTGCGCGAACGCTTCGACAACCCGGCGGCGACGTACGTCGCCATCGCGCTGGTCGTCTCGGCCATCGGTATCGGGACGGCGGCGTACGAGACCGGGAACATCATCGGCGGGGCCGCGGGCCTCGCCACGATGACGGGCATCAGCGAGAACGTCTGGGGCCCGGTGATGGGCCTCTGTGCCGGTGCGCTGCTGTGGACCGGTCGCTACAAACTCATCGAGAAGGCCCTCATCGGCCTCATCGCCATCATGGCGTTCTCGTTCGTCCTCGACGCCATCATCATCGGGCCGGACTTCGGCAAGGTCGCCGCCGGGTTCGTCCCGTCGGTCCCCGAGGGCTCGGCGTTCCTCATCACGGGCCTCGTCGGGACGACCGTCGTCGGCTACAACCTGTTCCTGCACGCGAGCAGCGTCCAGGAGCGCTGGGACGGGCCGGAGGACCTGCCCGAGTCCCGCACCGACACCATCCTCTCCATCGTGCTGGGTGGGGCCATCACCTGTGCCATCCTCATCACGGCCGCGGCCGCGTTCCCGGTCGGGACCGAGATCGACAACGTCGGCACGATGGCCGAGCAGATCGAACCGCTCGTCGGCACGCAGGCGAAGGTGCTGTTCAGCATCGGCCTGTTCGCGGCCGGGTTCACCAGCGCGACGACCGCGCCGCTGGCCGGTGCCTACGCGACGGCCGGCGCGCTCGGCTGGGAGCGCGACCTCAAGTCCACGCGCTTCCGCGCGGTCTGGGGCGCCATCCTGCTCGTCGGTGTGGTCTTCTCCGCGACCGGCTACAGCCCGGTGCAGGCCATCGTCTTCGCGCAGGTCGCCAACGGCGTCCTCCTGCCCATCGTCGCCATCTTCCTCATCTACGTGATGAACGACGGCGACATCCTCGGCAAGTACACCAACTCCACCGTACAGAACGTCCTCGGCGCCATCGTCACGGCAATCGCGCTCTGGCTCGGGGTCCGGACGCTGCTCTCCATCGCGGGGGTGCTCTGA
- the ribB gene encoding 3,4-dihydroxy-2-butanone-4-phosphate synthase, which translates to MSQRTHSDAESAVDRAIAAFRAGGPVAIHDAADREGETDLVYPAAGVTAEAVARMRNDAGGLVCVALSDAVAEAFDLPFLQEELDHPLTADHELGYDERSSFSLTVNHRDTFTGIPDSDRALTITKLGEAAADPAGFPFVEEFRAPGHVHLLRAAPDLLDQRLGHTELGIALAEAAETAPAVVVCEMLDDETGEALMPADARAYADREGIPYVEGADLVARLG; encoded by the coding sequence ATGTCCCAGCGCACGCACAGCGACGCCGAGAGCGCCGTCGACCGCGCCATCGCGGCCTTCCGGGCCGGCGGGCCGGTCGCCATCCACGACGCGGCCGACCGCGAGGGCGAGACGGACCTCGTCTACCCGGCCGCGGGCGTGACCGCAGAGGCGGTCGCCCGCATGCGCAACGACGCTGGTGGCCTCGTCTGTGTCGCGCTCTCGGACGCCGTGGCGGAGGCGTTCGACCTCCCGTTCCTCCAGGAGGAACTGGACCATCCCCTCACCGCCGACCACGAACTCGGCTACGACGAGCGCTCGTCGTTCTCGCTGACGGTCAACCACCGCGACACCTTCACCGGCATCCCGGACTCGGACCGCGCCCTGACCATCACGAAACTGGGCGAGGCCGCCGCCGACCCCGCCGGCTTCCCCTTCGTCGAGGAGTTCCGCGCGCCCGGGCACGTCCACCTGCTCCGGGCCGCCCCGGACCTGCTCGACCAGCGCCTCGGCCACACCGAACTTGGCATCGCCCTCGCCGAGGCGGCCGAGACCGCCCCCGCCGTCGTCGTCTGCGAGATGCTGGACGACGAGACCGGTGAGGCCCTGATGCCTGCCGATGCACGGGCCTACGCCGACCGCGAGGGGATTCCCTACGTGGAAGGCGCGGACCTCGTGGCGCGACTGGGGTAG
- a CDS encoding CTP-dependent riboflavin kinase, translating to MSETASVAVGHDELAVAKLLALDGAIDGEVKVSCAGLADRLDASNQTASRRLQRLEDAGLVTRETVSDGQWVSLTDEGERALRSEYEDYRAIFEGRSSVELAGTVTSGMGEGRHYISLPGYMEQFEDRLGYEPFAGTLNVELDDESVRRRSAMESMSPVPIDGWEDEDRTYGPAVCYPATIETADGETYETAHTIAPERTHHDEDQLEIIAPERLRDVLALADDDHVTIYVEEQ from the coding sequence ATGTCAGAGACAGCGTCGGTCGCGGTCGGCCACGACGAACTCGCCGTCGCCAAGTTGCTGGCCCTCGACGGGGCCATCGACGGCGAGGTCAAGGTCTCGTGTGCCGGGCTCGCGGACCGACTCGACGCGTCGAACCAGACGGCCTCGCGCCGCCTCCAGCGCCTCGAGGACGCCGGCCTCGTCACCCGCGAGACCGTCAGCGACGGCCAGTGGGTCAGCCTCACCGACGAGGGCGAACGCGCCCTCCGCAGCGAGTACGAGGACTACCGCGCCATCTTCGAGGGCCGTTCCAGCGTCGAACTCGCCGGCACCGTCACCAGCGGGATGGGCGAGGGCCGCCACTACATCTCCCTGCCCGGCTACATGGAACAGTTCGAGGACCGCCTCGGCTACGAACCCTTCGCGGGCACTCTCAACGTCGAACTCGACGACGAGAGCGTCCGCCGGCGCTCCGCGATGGAGTCGATGAGCCCCGTCCCCATCGACGGCTGGGAGGACGAGGACCGGACCTACGGCCCCGCCGTCTGCTACCCGGCGACCATCGAGACCGCCGACGGCGAGACCTACGAGACCGCCCACACCATCGCCCCCGAACGAACCCACCACGACGAGGACCAGCTGGAGATCATCGCCCCCGAGCGCCTCCGCGACGTCCTCGCCCTCGCAGACGACGACCACGTGACCATCTATGTCGAGGAGCAGTGA